The DNA sequence AAACATTCGTAACAAATGTGTTTGATAGGGGGAAAAACATGTTACAGGTCGTAAATATTAAACAAAGTCCTATCGGGACAGAGAAAGCTATTCAATATATTCAAAATGTTTGGAATCATCAAAATCAAGTGTCCCAGTTTTATGATGAAATCTGCCATTTATCACTAGCAGGTGACTCTTTAAATGATTTTTATGTGCTAGTCAATGATGAAAAAATTATTGGATGCTGCGGATTAATTAAAAATGATGTCTTAAAAAAGGCTGATCGATATCCTTGGATTACATCATTATATATCGATGAAGTTTATCGAGGGCGTAATTATGGGCAGTTATTAATGAATCATGTCATTCATCGTGCCCAATTACTAGGGTATCCTAAAGTTTATCTTACAACAGGGAAAACCGATTATTATCGCCGTCATGGATGGCGAGAATTAGAGAGCGACTTAAATGAAAAAACAAATAAGATTTATTACAAAAAATTAACTGAACAACGTTAATTATTTTTTTGAAGTTAACGGTAACCGGTTACTTTAGGTAAAGATCTTATGTTCAAAAATAAAAAGAAACTATGATTTAAATAGTTTCTTTTTTCATGTTCATCATAATGGTCTTTTTGTACGAGAAAATAGATTAAATAAACAAAGGAGAATAGAAAAAACTACTATAGAGGCAAGCCAACCGCCTAATACATCTCCTACATAATGAACGTTAATGTAAACACGGCTAAATCCGATTAAAAAGGTATAAGCTAACAAGAAGGCACTCAATAAGTAAGCAATGAGCTTACGAGATAAAAAATGAAAAGAGAGATAGCTAAGTAACAGGGCTAGTGCTAAACTAATCATTGAATGACCACTTGGAAAACTGAAACCTGTTTCATGAATTAATGAACCAACGATTGGGCGCTGACGAAGATACAGGTGTTTTAAAAGGGTATTTGTTCCTGCGGTTAAAAGGATGAGTAAGAAGCTAAATAGAGCTTCTTTTTTTTGATGTTTGAAGACGAGAATAAACGTCAATATTAAGGTTAATACACTAATGGGAAATGGATTAGCGGTCTTTGTTAGTATGATCATGAGGGTATTTAAATGTGGGTTACGAAGACGGCTAATAAAGTTAAAGACAGACTGCTGGAAGTTTGTTAAATCTGATGTGAAAATATAGTCTGCCAGGATAAAAAAGCAGCCGCTTGAAATAACGGCGATTAGAAAAGGAATCATAGGATTCAATTGACGTTTCATAATGACGCTCCTTAGTTATGATATAGTTTTAGTATAACAAAAACTATCGAATTCACTCCAATGGATTTATTACATAATTGAATGCAGGATGTCTATACTAATATAGCAATTGATTAAAATCGAGGTGGCAACATGAAAAAGTTATTATATATCACAGTCAATTCCAAGCCAGAGACA is a window from the Turicibacter bilis genome containing:
- a CDS encoding GNAT family N-acetyltransferase, with product MLQVVNIKQSPIGTEKAIQYIQNVWNHQNQVSQFYDEICHLSLAGDSLNDFYVLVNDEKIIGCCGLIKNDVLKKADRYPWITSLYIDEVYRGRNYGQLLMNHVIHRAQLLGYPKVYLTTGKTDYYRRHGWRELESDLNEKTNKIYYKKLTEQR
- a CDS encoding phosphatase PAP2 family protein, whose protein sequence is MKRQLNPMIPFLIAVISSGCFFILADYIFTSDLTNFQQSVFNFISRLRNPHLNTLMIILTKTANPFPISVLTLILTFILVFKHQKKEALFSFLLILLTAGTNTLLKHLYLRQRPIVGSLIHETGFSFPSGHSMISLALALLLSYLSFHFLSRKLIAYLLSAFLLAYTFLIGFSRVYINVHYVGDVLGGWLASIVVFSILLCLFNLFSRTKRPL